A stretch of DNA from Candidatus Dependentiae bacterium:
GCTTCATTTGTTGACGAAAAGGACAAGCTGCCGACAGTTAAGAAAAGTTTAACACAAAGAGCTTCAGATTGGATTAATGATTATTTTTATAGTAATGGTCCTGTTGCGAATGCTAAGAATGTACTTACTCGGGAGGGCTTGAATGCGACTACAATTCTTTTGGCGCTAAAAGATCTTTCTGCTACTCAAAGACTTGATGTCATAAGTAGTTATTTGCACAATCCAGAAAATAAATATCACGTAGAAAAATCAGAACTTATTATTAAAGCGCTCAATAAAATGCTTCCAAAAAATGAAAAAGTATCTGTTGGCAAAGATGGGATTTCAATTATGAAAGCTCAATCTTAAAATTGAATTTTATATCTTAAAAAAGGAACTATGTATGAAGTCGATAAATTATCTATTTTTAGTGTCAGCTTTTGTTTCTCAGGCTCCAGCCTTGAGCGCAATGGATGGATCTGCTCGGGTAGAAAGTTTTGCTGAGATGAAAACTCGCAACGCTAAAGAATTGGCAGATTTGAATGCAGAGCATGAAAAGCGTCAGGCAGAATATAAAAGCAGGGCTTCTAAGATAGCTGAGAACCGGAATACTTTAGAGCGTATGAGAGAAGAAGAGCTTGAAAACACTAAACTTAAGCAAAAAGCACTTAAAGGTTCTCCTGAAGAAAAGACTGCTGAATTCAACTTTCATGATCTACAACGCCGTAAGTCAGATCTTAGTGAAAAGCTTTTTAGCCGCAAGGATGTTGGGATTGTTCATAATGTTAATTTTAATGGACGACCAGAAGAGAATAGTGCTGAGCTTATGCTGAGTGAGTTTAATAGCATTGATAACAAAGAATATAACGATCAATCTAGTACTGAGCTGGGAAAAAAACAAACTGCCTTAGCCGATCAGCAAAATAAACAACTGGAAAACGCTTCAAAAAGTAAGCTTTCGACTGTTGAAAAAAGTTGGTATCGAAAAATTATGAGTTCCTTTGGCTTTGGTGATGTTGGAAGGGCTGCAGATTCAATAAAAAGCATTGTGGAAAAAAATGATGCCAATAAATCTTTAAGCCTTGAAGATAAAATAAATATTAAAAATGCTTTGAAAGACCTTGATGGAAAGCAAAGAGCTGATGTTTTAGATAAAATTATTGGTAATGTGAAAGATGAGAGCTTGGGTAGTAATTTTCCAAGAAGAGAAAAATTTATAACGTTTATTAATACAATTCTTCCAGAAAATGAACAGGTTGTGATGAATCGAAAAGGTACTCATCATGAGGTTGCGCTAGCCCCAATAAAGAATTAAGTAAAAAAAGCAAGCGGCATTCTAAAATTGAATGCCGCTTGCTTTTTTATGTCGAAATTTAGTTTGAATAAGTCGTGTTAGATTTCTCTTTTTTAGGATTCCATTGCCTTAAAAGTTCTTTTAAGAAAAGATCTTTGGGGCTTGTTTTGCTTTTTGGATTAATTTTTTCAGCAGTTGCAAGAACGGTTGATTTAATGGTTTCATAATCGAATCTTTTTGGATCAATATGATCAAGAGCTTTGATAATATTTTGATCCATAATTTTTCTATTGTTTTCGGAGTTCGAAATGGCTGCAATATGTTCTTCTAAAAAACTAAAAAAATTAACAACGCTGTTTTGCAATTCGTCTGAATGTTGAATCTTTGCGTAGACGTCTTGTTGATGTATTTTGTCTTCGCAGCCTTTTATAAATGCTTGAGTAATAAGTCTAGACATTTCAGCTTCTTCATGTTTCAAAAGCCAATGTAGAACATGAAGTAATTCATATGAAATTACAAATTGATCATCTTCAAAAAAAGTATCATGTTTCATAAAATCTTCCTTTCTAAATTAGTTGAACATATTTGTCGCAATAGAAGTATATTTTTTTGCTGTTACTGACTTTATATGAGCTTATTCTTCGTAGTCTATATCCCACTCTTTAAATGATGAATTTGTTTGTTTGAATACTGGTTTTTCAGTGGCAAATTCAGATGGGTTATTTTTTTTAGCCTTAAGCTTATCAGAATAATTTTTAATAAGAGATTTTCTGTTGTTTGTTTCTAGCGAAAGTTCTTGTTGTGTGGTTGCAAAAAGCTTATTCATATCCGTTTGCATTTTTTTAATCTTTTTTTGGAGTTCTAGTATCATTTCTACGCCAGCTAAATTTATACCAAGCTGATGAGTAAGATGAATGATTTCTTCTAGCTTTTCAACATCTTCTTCTGAAAACATTCTTGTGTTGCCATCAGATCTTTTTGGTTGGATAAAGCCTTCTTTTTCATAAAGCCGAACCGTTTGCTGATGCACAGAGAACATTTTAGATACTGCAGATATCGAAAAAAATGCTTTTCCGCGTTTAATTCTATTTTCTGACATGTTTTTTTCCATTTACCAAGGTAACAAAAAAGCCAATTGTGTTTATAACTATATCATACATTTTTTGTTTGATCTATGGATGATCTCTTACCATTTTTTATAGTTTTTGCTAGATTAATTCTGGCATTCAACTATTTTTACCAAATTAATTTCAAAGGGGTTTTATGAAAAAAATACTAGTTTTTGCATTGTTTTGTGCATCAGGATCATATGTTTGTGCTCGTTATGTTTCACACAAATCAGTTTCTACTGATGTAGAGTTACTCGGCGGCAAGG
This window harbors:
- a CDS encoding MerR family transcriptional regulator, encoding MSENRIKRGKAFFSISAVSKMFSVHQQTVRLYEKEGFIQPKRSDGNTRMFSEEDVEKLEEIIHLTHQLGINLAGVEMILELQKKIKKMQTDMNKLFATTQQELSLETNNRKSLIKNYSDKLKAKKNNPSEFATEKPVFKQTNSSFKEWDIDYEE